Proteins from one Bombus pascuorum chromosome 15, iyBomPasc1.1, whole genome shotgun sequence genomic window:
- the LOC132914951 gene encoding stimulator of interferon genes protein homolog, translated as MMNVKMDECVHLILVNCIVMSITAEICFEITNRSIPTVQNYVFVIFFYFIILKILTILFQCIHSTNILIVESTDIKFNVNMLSYINLICFIMVTMTKYHYIYNYMQIFDAFTCFICSGISYILLLITNSYEKRKENSFDIKSMKGLDYGTSMAYSYYYGYLRIILPSTGSINKGLIEKIENIEDSHGIYISVHKLFILIPSSSYIPPNLKEASYHWMESAMNLEKEVLNRAGVKGRTYHNSVYKIYPNGQRLETPFYIVVEGASPLLTFYEVQKHAHNETNVYKKYCKLIIQKFYEKLKQLIDADPECADLCELIYYNDYDNNGTKVNVAKVILDRIFKIQNITGENTYSIFT; from the coding sequence ATGATGAATGTTAAAATGGATGAGTGTGTACACTTAATTCTAGTGAATTGCATTGTTATGAGCATTACAGCCGAAATATGCtttgaaataacaaatagAAGTATACCCACTGTACAAAATTATgtctttgttatatttttttatttcataatcttgaagattttaaccattttatttcagtgTATCCACAGTACAAATATTCTGATTGTAGAAAGCactgatattaaatttaatgtaaatatgttgtcttacattaatttaatatgttttattatggTAACCATGActaaatatcattatatttataactacATGCAAATATTTGACGCATTCACATGTTTTATATGCTCtggaatttcatatatattattactaatcACGAACTCatatgaaaagagaaaagaaaatagttttGATATTAAGTCAATGAAGGGTTTGGATTATGGAACCTCTATGGCATACAGTTATTATTATGgatatttaagaataataCTTCCTTCAACAGGATCTATTAACAAAGGTTTAattgaaaagatagaaaatattgaagaCAGTCatggtatatatataagtgttcacaaactatttattttaattccttcATCATCGTACATTCCACCTAATCTGAAAGAAGCTTCATATCATTGGATGGAAAGTGCAATGAATTTAGAAAAGGAAGTATTGAATCGAGCAGGAGTTAAAGGGCGAACATATCACAAtagtgtatataaaatttatcccAATGGTCAAAGATTAGAGACACCTTTCTATATAGTGGTAGAAGGTGCATCACCTTTGTTAACTTTCTATGAAGTTCAAAAACACGCTCACAATGAAACAAATGTTTATAAGAAATACTGCAAATTAATCAtacagaaattttatgaaaaattaaaacagttAATAGATGCTGATCCAGAATGCGCGGATCTTtgcgaattaatttattacaatgatTATGACAATAATGGAACAAAAGTCAATGTGGCGAAAGTTATTTTAGAcagaatattcaaaattcagAACATAACTGGAGAAAATACATACAGTATATTTACCTGA
- the LOC132914952 gene encoding m7GpppX diphosphatase, with amino-acid sequence MAEISSNTSADECTPAKKIKIETENECKNATSIHDVEFCSSTFNIKKVLQNNCTRKQICIEGAFKGYEGSAVILLEKQNFSDDEAALKELFNKDTVLHKLYNNNIYGNYECYPLKKYNGINATIIHPATAKHIEKFRRKDLHIIDETYELYQKITLPYIESSSFSIEWVYNILEHKAEQDKIVYEDRDEKTGFIIVNDLKWDGQTNTLKFIALPFQKIQCIRELNASHLPLLKNIREAGTAAIAEKFNVPASQLRIYLHYQPSYYYLHVHFAYLMFEAPGIYVEKAHLLSTIIRNIELMSDYYTKAVLSYAVAEGDPLYTKFVKEGVINEVSKSKTTED; translated from the exons ATGGCTGAGATATCTTCTAATACCAGTGCGGATGAATGTACTCCAgcgaaaaaaattaaaatagaaacagAAAATGAATGCAAAAATGCCACTAGTATACATGACGTAGAATTCTGCTCGTctacatttaatataaaaaaagttttgcaaaataattgCACAAGGAAACAGATATGTATAGAGGGTGCTTTTAAGGGATATGAAGGTTCGGCGGTTATTTTATtggagaaacaaaatttttcggATGATGAAGCAGctttgaaagaattatttaataaagatacAGTTTTACACAAactttataacaataatatttatgggAATTATGAGTGTTATcctcttaaaaaatataatg GTATAAATGCGACGATAATACATCCTGCAACGGCAAAAcatatcgaaaaatttcgGAGGAAAGATCTTCATATCATAGATGAAACTTATGAACTATATCAAAAAATTACTCTTCCATATATAGAGTCAAGCAGTTTTTCTATAGAA tgggtgtataatattttggaaCATAAGGCAGAAcaagataaaattgtatacgAAGATAGAGATGAGAAGACTGGGTTTATAATAGTAAATGATTTGAAATGGGATGGGCAaacaaatacattaaaatttatagcaCTTCCATTTCAAAAGATTCAATGTATTAGAGAATTGAATGCATCTCATCTTCCTTTACTAAAGAATATAAGAGAAGCTGGAACTGCTGCAATTGCTGAAAAGTTTAATGTACCTGCTTCTCAACttagaatatatttacattatcaaCCATCCTATTATTATCTCCATGTTCATTTTGCATATCTCATGTTTGAAGCTCCAG GTATATATGTGGAGAAAGCACATCTTCTATCTACAATTATAAGAAACATTGAATTAATGTCAGATTATTATACAAAGGCTGTACTGTCATATGCTGTTGCTGAAGGAGATCCTTTGTACActaaatttgtaaaagaagGAGTTATAAATGAAGTATCTAAATCTAAAACTACAGAAGATTGA
- the LOC132914959 gene encoding eukaryotic translation initiation factor 4E-binding protein, which yields MSASPIARQATQSQNIPSKRVVINDPSQLPIDYSSTPGGTLFSTTPGGTRIVYERDFLMNLRNSPISRTPPRNMPSIPGELLKNTSSLSTSAKNQINKDTPVIEESAEQFEMDM from the exons ATGTCTGCATCGCCGATTGCTAGGCAAGCTACCCAGAGCCAAAACATACCTTCCAAACGAGTCGTTATTAACGATCCCAGTCAGTTACCTATTGATTATTCATCTACCCCCGGTGGAACGCTTTTTTCAACTACACCCGGAG gTACACGTATTGTTTATGAACGTGATTTCTTGATGAATTTACGAAATTCTCCCATATCACGAACACCACCACGAAATATGCCATCCATACCCGGagagttattaaaaaatacatcaaGTCTCTCAACATCAgcgaaaaatcaaattaacaAAG ATACTCCAGTAATTGAAGAATCTGCAGAACAATTTGAGATGGACATGTAA
- the LOC132914938 gene encoding macoilin-1 isoform X3 has translation MKRRNVECGKLRRPLKRNKLTEGIYGSTLLYLKFLLLWAMVILADFILEFRFEFLWPFWLLLRTVYDSFKYQGLAFSVFFISIALTSDMICFFFIPVHWLFFAASTYVWVQYVWHTDKGVCLPTVMLWLLFLYIEAAVRLRDLRHMPFHLDLCRPFAAHCIGYPVVTLGFGFKTYIGYRMRQRKQKDVAKENEFYLQLLQQALPLEQQTSTTIQPIQVQSQTHITTLEQHVKSQNNKLNLQCNPSPEKSRGRSSNNSVETGVQNGSLHIGTQIISTNQNVTTKNNHRKSLDKGEKQEEQHNKHNVTNVSQSDKNDKRFIHTNGNTVNHSDMQFIERIGSINDFDANEVEKDKFIKGVNCGHTTIKSQTNGSVTGKWNNIKENRESSSTVNTQRERKTRQVKATVDNITEQQKQQDEYCQRLEVDIKRLKSDLQSSRQLEQELRSQISSLQNGERQAKGDIQQLQHDNDQLQSKLHGLVTARQLDKQTMASLEKRIVEERKQRTACETSLISERRARRAAEEARSAIPPPPPPLIRQECTDTCKSRRTQMEQDLKNLRRELKTKEERCNILEKDVTRCKENHKESEILLGALNALQDRTAHLEDNLSAETRIKLDLFSALGEAKRQLEIRESLIRSQEKEIEMLKAKIAQDLAVMPQDTFGPAPTCATSKLRLNNEVRVVGTKIRSNESLCPGCTVSNLDPNATAYTPKNSLIASTEA, from the exons ATGAAGAGAAGAAATGTCGAGTGTGGTAAGCTTCGGAGGCCCTTGAAACGCAACAAGCTCACTGAGGGGATCTACGGAAG tacTTTACTTTATCTAAAATTTCTCCTACTATGGGCCATGGTAATTTTGGCAGACTTCATTTTAGAATTCCGATTTGAATTTTTGTGGCCGTTTTGGCTACTTCTCAGAACTGTTTacgattcttttaaatatcaagGCTTG gccttctctgtattttttatttctattgctCTTACATCAGATatgatttgtttctttttcatacCAGTACATTGGTTGTTTTTTGCTGCTAGCACTTATGTTTGGGTACAATATGTTTGGCACACAg ATAAAGGTGTGTGTCTTCCAACTGTGATGTTATGGTTACTATTTCTATACATAGAAGCAGCAGTTCGATTAAGAGATTTGAGACATATGCCCTTTCATTTGGATCTTTGTCGACCATTCGCAGCACACtg CATTGGTTATCCAGTAGTTACATTAGGTTTTGGTTTTAAGACCTATATTGGCTACAGAATGAGACAG agaaaacaaaaagatgtAGCGAAGGAGAATGAATTCTATCTACAACTATTGCAGCAAGCACTGCCTCTAGAGCAACAAACTTCCACTACGATACAACCGATACAAGTTCAATCACAAACACATATTACAACATTAGAGCAACATGTTAAgtcacaaaataataaattaaatttgcagTGCAATCCAAGTCCTGAAAAAAGTAGAGGTa GAAGCAGTAATAATTCTGTAGAAACAGGTGTACAAAATGGTAGTTTACATATAGGGACACAAATTATATCAACAAACCAAAATGTAACAACAAAAAATAATCATAGGAAGTCCTTAGACAAAGGTGAAAAGCAAGAAGAGCAGCATAATAAGCATAATGTAACAAATGTATCACAATCTgataaaaacgataaaagattTATACATACAAATGGGAATACTGTTAATCACAGTGATATGCAATTCATTGAAAGAATTGG atcAATAAATGATTTTGATGCCAATGAAGTAGAGAAagacaaatttattaaaggTGTAAATTGTGGGCATACTACAATAAAATCACAGACTAATGGTTCTGTAACAGGAAAgtggaataatataaaagaaaatcggGAATCATCGTCCACTGTTAATACTCAACGTGAACGAAAAACACGTCAAGTGAAAGCCACGGTTGATAATATAACTGAGCAGCAAAAGCAGCAAGATGAATATTGTCAAAG GCTCGAAGTTGACATAAAACGCTTGAAGTCAGATCTGCAATCCAGTCGACAACTGGAACAGGAACTACGTTCCCAGATTAGTTCTCTACAAAATGGAGAACGTCAAGCTAAGGGTGATATACAGCAACTTCAGCATGATAATGATCAGTTGCAAAGCAA ATTACACGGATTAGTAACAGCTCGTCAATTAGATAAACAAACGATGGCTTCGTTGGAAAAACGAATCGTAGAAGAGCGGAAACAGCGCACTGCTTGCGAAACATCTTTAATTTCCGAGAGGCGAGCACGACGAGCTGCAGAAGAAGCACGATCTGCAATTCCGCCTCCACCTCCGCCACTTATTAGACAAGAATGTACAGATACTTGTAAAAGTCGTAGAACACAAATGGAACAAGATCTCAAAAACTTACGGCGAGAACTtaaaacgaaggaagagaG atGCAACATATTAGAAAAAGATGTAACTCGTTGTAAGGAAAATCATAAAGAGTCTGAAATTTTACTCGGTGCACTAAATGCGCTACAAGATAGAACTGCGCATTTAGAAGACAACTTAAGTGCAGAAACGCGCATAAAGCTTGATCTATTTTCTGCACTTGGTGAAGCCAAGCGACAATTAGAAATCAGAGAAA GTTTAATTAGATCTcaagaaaaggaaattgaaatgttaaaaGCAAAAATAGCTCAAGATTTAGCTGTAATGCCACAGGATACATTTGGACCTGCGCCAACCTGTGCGACATCTAAGCTTCGATTAAATAATGAAGTACGAGTAGTAGGTACGAAAATACGTTCAAATGAAAGTCTCTGTCCAGGGTGTACAGTTTCAAATTTGGATCCAAATGCGACAGCGTATACACCCAAGAATTCCCTAATAGCGTCTACCGAAGCttga
- the LOC132914948 gene encoding eukaryotic initiation factor 4A-I, whose amino-acid sequence MSHTSERRNDDQWAGDSKNGPSESDQQTYDGPPGMEPDGIIESNWDVVVDNFDEMNLKEELLRGIYAYGFEKPSAIQQRAILPCIRGHDVIAQAQSGTGKTATFSISILQQIDTNIKECQALILAPTRELAQQIQKVVIALGDFMHAECHACIGGTNVREDMRKLEQGVHIVVGTPGRVYDMISRRALRASSIKLFVLDEADEMLSRGFKDQIHDVFKLLPHEVQVILLSATMPTDVLDVSTCFMRNPIRILVKKEELTLEGIKQFFIYVEREEWKFETLCDLYDTLSITQAVIFCNTRRKVDWLTESMRTRDFTVSAMHGDMEQKERDLIMRQFRTGSSRVLITTDLLARGIDVQQVSLVINYDLPSNRENYIHRIGRGGRFGRKGVAINLVTDDDKRTLKDIEQFYNTSIEEMPMNVADLI is encoded by the exons ATGTCGCATACGTCTGAGCGAAG AAACGATGATCAATGGGCAGGAGATTCAAAAAATGGTCCTAGTGAAAGTGATCAACAGACATACGATGGCCCCCCTGGCATGGAGCCCGATGGGATCATCGAATCCAACTGGGATGTT GTCGTTGACAACTTTGATGAAATGAACCTAAAAGAAGAATTACTACGTGGTATTTATGCTTATGGCTTTGAGAAACCATCTGCAATTCAACAACGTGCCATTCTGCCATGTATAAGAGGACATGATGTGATTGCACAGGCACAATCAG GAACTGGCAAAACTGctacattttcaatttctattttacaacAAATTGATACCAATATCAAGGAATGTCAAGCGTTGATTCTAGCCCCAACTCGTGAACTTGCTCAACAA atCCAGAAAGTTGTTATTGCTTTGGGAGATTTTATGCATGCAGAATGTCATGCATGCATTGGAGGTACCAATGTACGTGAAGATATGCGAAAATTAGAACAAGGTGTTCACATAGTAGTTGGTACACCTGGTAGAGTTTATGACATGATTAGTCGACGGGCATTACGGGCCAGTAGCATCAAACTGTTTGTATTAGATGAAGCTGATGAAATGCTCTCTCGTGGTTTCAAGGATCAGATTCATgatgtatttaaattattacctCATGAAGTACAG gTTATATTACTATCTGCTACTATGCCAACAGATGTATTAGATGTATCTACATGCTTCATGCGAAATCCAATTCGTATTCtggttaaaaaagaagaacttACACTAGAGGGTATTAAACAGTTCTTCATCTACGTTGAACGTGAAGAATGGAAGTTTGAGACTCTTTGTGACTTATATGATACATTAAGTATCACCCAGGCAGTTATCTTCTGTAACACGCGGCGTAAAGTAGATTGGTTAACGGAGAGTATGCGCACCCGCGACTTCACAGTCTCTGCTATGCATGGAGACATGGAACAAAAAGAGCGAGATCTCATTATGAGGCAGTTCAGAACTGGATCATCTCGTGTCCTTATAACAACTGATCTTCTAGCACGTGGTATTGATGTTCAACAGGTTTCTCTTGTCATCAATTATGATTTACCTTCCAATCGCGAAAATTACATTCACAG AATCGGTCGAGGTGGTCGTTTCGGTCGTAAGGGAGTGGCAATTAACTTGGTAACAGATGACGACAAACGAACATTGAAAGATATTGAACAATTCTATAATACTAGCATCGAAGAAATGCCAATGAATGTCGCAGATTTGATCTAA
- the LOC132914938 gene encoding macoilin-1 isoform X2 has translation MKRRNVECGKLRRPLKRNKLTEGIYGSTLLYLKFLLLWAMVILADFILEFRFEFLWPFWLLLRTVYDSFKYQGLAFSVFFISIALTSDMICFFFIPVHWLFFAASTYVWVQYVWHTDKGVCLPTVMLWLLFLYIEAAVRLRDLRHMPFHLDLCRPFAAHCIGYPVVTLGFGFKTYIGYRMRQRKQKDVAKENEFYLQLLQQALPLEQQTSTTIQPIQVQSQTHITTLEQHVKSQNNKLNLQCNPSPEKSRGSSNNSVETGVQNGSLHIGTQIISTNQNVTTKNNHRKSLDKGEKQEEQHNKHNVTNVSQSDKNDKRFIHTNGNTVNHSDMQFIERIGSINDFDANEVEKDKFIKGVNCGHTTIKSQTNGSVTGKWNNIKENRESSSTVNTQRERKTRQVKATVDNITEQQKQQDEYCQRLLMCRRLEVDIKRLKSDLQSSRQLEQELRSQISSLQNGERQAKGDIQQLQHDNDQLQSKLHGLVTARQLDKQTMASLEKRIVEERKQRTACETSLISERRARRAAEEARSAIPPPPPPLIRQECTDTCKSRRTQMEQDLKNLRRELKTKEERCNILEKDVTRCKENHKESEILLGALNALQDRTAHLEDNLSAETRIKLDLFSALGEAKRQLEIRESLIRSQEKEIEMLKAKIAQDLAVMPQDTFGPAPTCATSKLRLNNEVRVVGTKIRSNESLCPGCTVSNLDPNATAYTPKNSLIASTEA, from the exons ATGAAGAGAAGAAATGTCGAGTGTGGTAAGCTTCGGAGGCCCTTGAAACGCAACAAGCTCACTGAGGGGATCTACGGAAG tacTTTACTTTATCTAAAATTTCTCCTACTATGGGCCATGGTAATTTTGGCAGACTTCATTTTAGAATTCCGATTTGAATTTTTGTGGCCGTTTTGGCTACTTCTCAGAACTGTTTacgattcttttaaatatcaagGCTTG gccttctctgtattttttatttctattgctCTTACATCAGATatgatttgtttctttttcatacCAGTACATTGGTTGTTTTTTGCTGCTAGCACTTATGTTTGGGTACAATATGTTTGGCACACAg ATAAAGGTGTGTGTCTTCCAACTGTGATGTTATGGTTACTATTTCTATACATAGAAGCAGCAGTTCGATTAAGAGATTTGAGACATATGCCCTTTCATTTGGATCTTTGTCGACCATTCGCAGCACACtg CATTGGTTATCCAGTAGTTACATTAGGTTTTGGTTTTAAGACCTATATTGGCTACAGAATGAGACAG agaaaacaaaaagatgtAGCGAAGGAGAATGAATTCTATCTACAACTATTGCAGCAAGCACTGCCTCTAGAGCAACAAACTTCCACTACGATACAACCGATACAAGTTCAATCACAAACACATATTACAACATTAGAGCAACATGTTAAgtcacaaaataataaattaaatttgcagTGCAATCCAAGTCCTGAAAAAAGTAGAG GAAGCAGTAATAATTCTGTAGAAACAGGTGTACAAAATGGTAGTTTACATATAGGGACACAAATTATATCAACAAACCAAAATGTAACAACAAAAAATAATCATAGGAAGTCCTTAGACAAAGGTGAAAAGCAAGAAGAGCAGCATAATAAGCATAATGTAACAAATGTATCACAATCTgataaaaacgataaaagattTATACATACAAATGGGAATACTGTTAATCACAGTGATATGCAATTCATTGAAAGAATTGG atcAATAAATGATTTTGATGCCAATGAAGTAGAGAAagacaaatttattaaaggTGTAAATTGTGGGCATACTACAATAAAATCACAGACTAATGGTTCTGTAACAGGAAAgtggaataatataaaagaaaatcggGAATCATCGTCCACTGTTAATACTCAACGTGAACGAAAAACACGTCAAGTGAAAGCCACGGTTGATAATATAACTGAGCAGCAAAAGCAGCAAGATGAATATTGTCAAAG GTTACTGATGTGTCGCAGGCTCGAAGTTGACATAAAACGCTTGAAGTCAGATCTGCAATCCAGTCGACAACTGGAACAGGAACTACGTTCCCAGATTAGTTCTCTACAAAATGGAGAACGTCAAGCTAAGGGTGATATACAGCAACTTCAGCATGATAATGATCAGTTGCAAAGCAA ATTACACGGATTAGTAACAGCTCGTCAATTAGATAAACAAACGATGGCTTCGTTGGAAAAACGAATCGTAGAAGAGCGGAAACAGCGCACTGCTTGCGAAACATCTTTAATTTCCGAGAGGCGAGCACGACGAGCTGCAGAAGAAGCACGATCTGCAATTCCGCCTCCACCTCCGCCACTTATTAGACAAGAATGTACAGATACTTGTAAAAGTCGTAGAACACAAATGGAACAAGATCTCAAAAACTTACGGCGAGAACTtaaaacgaaggaagagaG atGCAACATATTAGAAAAAGATGTAACTCGTTGTAAGGAAAATCATAAAGAGTCTGAAATTTTACTCGGTGCACTAAATGCGCTACAAGATAGAACTGCGCATTTAGAAGACAACTTAAGTGCAGAAACGCGCATAAAGCTTGATCTATTTTCTGCACTTGGTGAAGCCAAGCGACAATTAGAAATCAGAGAAA GTTTAATTAGATCTcaagaaaaggaaattgaaatgttaaaaGCAAAAATAGCTCAAGATTTAGCTGTAATGCCACAGGATACATTTGGACCTGCGCCAACCTGTGCGACATCTAAGCTTCGATTAAATAATGAAGTACGAGTAGTAGGTACGAAAATACGTTCAAATGAAAGTCTCTGTCCAGGGTGTACAGTTTCAAATTTGGATCCAAATGCGACAGCGTATACACCCAAGAATTCCCTAATAGCGTCTACCGAAGCttga
- the LOC132914938 gene encoding macoilin-1 isoform X1 has translation MKRRNVECGKLRRPLKRNKLTEGIYGSTLLYLKFLLLWAMVILADFILEFRFEFLWPFWLLLRTVYDSFKYQGLAFSVFFISIALTSDMICFFFIPVHWLFFAASTYVWVQYVWHTDKGVCLPTVMLWLLFLYIEAAVRLRDLRHMPFHLDLCRPFAAHCIGYPVVTLGFGFKTYIGYRMRQRKQKDVAKENEFYLQLLQQALPLEQQTSTTIQPIQVQSQTHITTLEQHVKSQNNKLNLQCNPSPEKSRGRSSNNSVETGVQNGSLHIGTQIISTNQNVTTKNNHRKSLDKGEKQEEQHNKHNVTNVSQSDKNDKRFIHTNGNTVNHSDMQFIERIGSINDFDANEVEKDKFIKGVNCGHTTIKSQTNGSVTGKWNNIKENRESSSTVNTQRERKTRQVKATVDNITEQQKQQDEYCQRLLMCRRLEVDIKRLKSDLQSSRQLEQELRSQISSLQNGERQAKGDIQQLQHDNDQLQSKLHGLVTARQLDKQTMASLEKRIVEERKQRTACETSLISERRARRAAEEARSAIPPPPPPLIRQECTDTCKSRRTQMEQDLKNLRRELKTKEERCNILEKDVTRCKENHKESEILLGALNALQDRTAHLEDNLSAETRIKLDLFSALGEAKRQLEIRESLIRSQEKEIEMLKAKIAQDLAVMPQDTFGPAPTCATSKLRLNNEVRVVGTKIRSNESLCPGCTVSNLDPNATAYTPKNSLIASTEA, from the exons ATGAAGAGAAGAAATGTCGAGTGTGGTAAGCTTCGGAGGCCCTTGAAACGCAACAAGCTCACTGAGGGGATCTACGGAAG tacTTTACTTTATCTAAAATTTCTCCTACTATGGGCCATGGTAATTTTGGCAGACTTCATTTTAGAATTCCGATTTGAATTTTTGTGGCCGTTTTGGCTACTTCTCAGAACTGTTTacgattcttttaaatatcaagGCTTG gccttctctgtattttttatttctattgctCTTACATCAGATatgatttgtttctttttcatacCAGTACATTGGTTGTTTTTTGCTGCTAGCACTTATGTTTGGGTACAATATGTTTGGCACACAg ATAAAGGTGTGTGTCTTCCAACTGTGATGTTATGGTTACTATTTCTATACATAGAAGCAGCAGTTCGATTAAGAGATTTGAGACATATGCCCTTTCATTTGGATCTTTGTCGACCATTCGCAGCACACtg CATTGGTTATCCAGTAGTTACATTAGGTTTTGGTTTTAAGACCTATATTGGCTACAGAATGAGACAG agaaaacaaaaagatgtAGCGAAGGAGAATGAATTCTATCTACAACTATTGCAGCAAGCACTGCCTCTAGAGCAACAAACTTCCACTACGATACAACCGATACAAGTTCAATCACAAACACATATTACAACATTAGAGCAACATGTTAAgtcacaaaataataaattaaatttgcagTGCAATCCAAGTCCTGAAAAAAGTAGAGGTa GAAGCAGTAATAATTCTGTAGAAACAGGTGTACAAAATGGTAGTTTACATATAGGGACACAAATTATATCAACAAACCAAAATGTAACAACAAAAAATAATCATAGGAAGTCCTTAGACAAAGGTGAAAAGCAAGAAGAGCAGCATAATAAGCATAATGTAACAAATGTATCACAATCTgataaaaacgataaaagattTATACATACAAATGGGAATACTGTTAATCACAGTGATATGCAATTCATTGAAAGAATTGG atcAATAAATGATTTTGATGCCAATGAAGTAGAGAAagacaaatttattaaaggTGTAAATTGTGGGCATACTACAATAAAATCACAGACTAATGGTTCTGTAACAGGAAAgtggaataatataaaagaaaatcggGAATCATCGTCCACTGTTAATACTCAACGTGAACGAAAAACACGTCAAGTGAAAGCCACGGTTGATAATATAACTGAGCAGCAAAAGCAGCAAGATGAATATTGTCAAAG GTTACTGATGTGTCGCAGGCTCGAAGTTGACATAAAACGCTTGAAGTCAGATCTGCAATCCAGTCGACAACTGGAACAGGAACTACGTTCCCAGATTAGTTCTCTACAAAATGGAGAACGTCAAGCTAAGGGTGATATACAGCAACTTCAGCATGATAATGATCAGTTGCAAAGCAA ATTACACGGATTAGTAACAGCTCGTCAATTAGATAAACAAACGATGGCTTCGTTGGAAAAACGAATCGTAGAAGAGCGGAAACAGCGCACTGCTTGCGAAACATCTTTAATTTCCGAGAGGCGAGCACGACGAGCTGCAGAAGAAGCACGATCTGCAATTCCGCCTCCACCTCCGCCACTTATTAGACAAGAATGTACAGATACTTGTAAAAGTCGTAGAACACAAATGGAACAAGATCTCAAAAACTTACGGCGAGAACTtaaaacgaaggaagagaG atGCAACATATTAGAAAAAGATGTAACTCGTTGTAAGGAAAATCATAAAGAGTCTGAAATTTTACTCGGTGCACTAAATGCGCTACAAGATAGAACTGCGCATTTAGAAGACAACTTAAGTGCAGAAACGCGCATAAAGCTTGATCTATTTTCTGCACTTGGTGAAGCCAAGCGACAATTAGAAATCAGAGAAA GTTTAATTAGATCTcaagaaaaggaaattgaaatgttaaaaGCAAAAATAGCTCAAGATTTAGCTGTAATGCCACAGGATACATTTGGACCTGCGCCAACCTGTGCGACATCTAAGCTTCGATTAAATAATGAAGTACGAGTAGTAGGTACGAAAATACGTTCAAATGAAAGTCTCTGTCCAGGGTGTACAGTTTCAAATTTGGATCCAAATGCGACAGCGTATACACCCAAGAATTCCCTAATAGCGTCTACCGAAGCttga